From the genome of Alcanivorax sp.:
ATGATGGGCTCTCCGGTTTGTGGCCGGTAATGACCAGGCCGGTCTTGTGCATCATCTGTCCCAAAACGCTGGTGCTGTCTTCCGGATGGCGGGCCATGGCCAGTTGCACAAAGCCCATCGTTGCCAGGGCCTGCATCAGGTCCGGGCCTTCATAGGTCAGGAAGCCATGTTGGAAAACGGGCAAGGTGGACATGCTTTCCCGGTCCCGCAAGCCCAGGCAAAGCTGCCCGCCCGGCGCCAGGTGTCGCCAAAGCGCGTTCAGGGCCGGTGCCAGGGGCTGCCAGAAATACACCACATTGATGGCGACAATGGCCTGGTAATGATTCTCGGGAAGCGGTGCCTGGGTAATATCGCCGTGCACAAAGCGCACTTTGGGCTGCGCTTTATGCAGGCCTTGTGCGGTTTTCACCATATCCGCGGACAGGTCCAGCCCGGTGTAATCCAGTCCATCAGCTCGCGCCAGCAAGGTGGGTAAATGCCCGGCACTGCCTGGACCGATTTCAAGGACCCTGTCGCCATCCTGCAGTGCCAGTGTTCCATAGGTGTTGGCAATAATCGGTTGATTGCTCGCGTTCATGTTTTCCGCCACGCGTGCGCCTGCTTCTCCATGGGGGTGGCGTAACTGGGCAGCAAGTTGTTCGGGCGTCATGTGTTACCTCGATAGGGCTTGAAAAGTCGCAGACGGTTGGCATTGGTGACCACCGTGACCGAGCTCAGTGACATGGCAGCGCCGGCAATCACCGGGCTGAGCAAACTGCCGGTGAACGGGTAGAGCACACCGGCGGCCACCGGCACGCCGAGGCTGTTATAGACGAAGGCGCCAAACAGGTTCTGCTTGATGTTGCGCACCGTAGCGGAAGAGATGGCCATGGCGTCGGCGACGCCATGCAGGGAGCCGCCCATCAACGTGATAGCGGCGGACTCAATCGCCACGTCGGTGCCGGTGCCGATGGCGAAGCCCACATCCGCCTGAGCCAGCGCGGGCGCATCATTAATCCCGTCCCCCACCATGGCCACCACCCGCCCCTCCTGTTGCAGTGCTTTCACCTTCTCGGCCTTGTCTTCGGGCAGTACTTCCGCCATTACCTCATCCACACCCGCCTCTCGGGCGATGGCATTGGCGCTGGCCTGGATGTCGCCGGTGATCATGATCACTTTCAGGCCGGCGTCGCGCAGGCGGGCGATGGCAGCCCTGGAGTCATTCTTGATGCGGTCGGCAACGCCGATGATGCCGAGCAGTGTGTTGTCGCGGGCCAGGAACAGCGGGGTGGCGCCCTTGTCGGTAAGGGGTTTGCTGTCCAGGGTAATGGTCACCCCTTCGCTTTCCAGCCAGCGGCGATTACCCAGACGATAGCGTTGCCCTTCCACCTGGGCTGTTACGCCCTTGCCATTCAGGGCCTCGAACTGGCTGGCGTCGTGGTGCGCAAGCTCACGGCGTTGCGCTTCACGCAGTATGGCCATGGCGAGGGGATGCTCCGAACCGCTCTCCAGACTGGCGGCCACCCTGAGCACGGCGGTGTCTTCCTCTCCATCCGCGCAGAGAATATCGGTGACCGCCGGTTTGCCTTCGGTGATGGTGCCGGTCTTGTCCAGCACAATGGTGTCCAGCTTGCTGCTGGTTTGCAGGGCTTCCCCCTGACGAATCAGGATGCCGTGCTCGGCGGCCTTGCCGACGCCCACCATCACCGACATGGGCGTGGCCAGGCCCAGGGCACAGGGGCAGGCGATGATCAGTACCGTTGTGGCACTGATCAGCATATGAGTCAGGCGTGGATCCGGACCGACGTTATACCAGGCCAGGGCAGACACTACGGCAATGATCATGATGGTGGGCACGAACACTGCGGACACCTGATCTGCAAGCCGGCCAATGGGGGGCTTGCTGCCCTGGGCTTTTTTGACCAGGGCGACAATCTGCGAAAGGGTGGTGTCGCGGCCCACGGCGGTGGCCTGGTAAATCAGGGTGCCGCCTTCGTTAAGGGTGCCGGCACGGACCTTGTCGCCGGGCGTTTTTTCCACTGGCATGGGTTCGCCGGTGAGCATGGATTCGTCGATGCGACTCTCGCCTTCCTGCACCAGGCCATCCACGGCGATTTTCTCGCCGGGACGAACCCGCAGCCGGTCTCCCGTCTGCACCTGCTCCACCGGGATGTCCTGCTCTTCCCTTTGTCGGTTTGGGCCATCACGGATTACCCGTGCGGTTTTGGCGCCAAGATCCAGCAGCCGTTTCACGGCGGCACTGGTCTTGCCACGGGCGCGCACTTCCAGCGCCTGACCCAGATTGATCAGGCCGATGATCATGGCGCTGGCTTCGAAATAGACATGGCGGGCAGCTTCCGGCAACACGCCGGGCACAAGCACCACCACCATGGAATAGAGCCAGGCGGCACCGGTTCCCAACGCAATCAGGGTATCCATGTTGGCATTGTGATGGGTGAACGCTTTCCAGGCGCCGGTGAAGAAATGGCGACCGGCGGTGGCCAGGATGCCCAGGGTGGCCAGGCCAATGCCCAGCCACACCCACTGGCTGGTTTCACCGGGGCGCACCATCATGTCGCCGCCCAGCAGACCCCAGGCCATCAGCGGCACCCCAAGGCCCATCCCCAGCCACATGTGCTTGAGTAGCTGGCGGTAATGGGCCTGCTCACGGGCCTCTTGTTCACTGCCATCGTCTTCCGGGCGAGCTTCACTGGCGCCATAGCCTGCGTCTTCCACGGCCTGGATCAGTGCTTCGGCAGACGCGGAGCCGGTAATCTCTGCCGTGCGATCAGCGAAATTCATTTCCGCCTGCTCCACGCCGGCCGTGTGCCTCAGGGCTTGTTCAATGGTGCGGACGCACGCTGCGCACGTGGCGCCGGTGATGTTCAGGGTGGTGTGCGTTTTCCGGGATGCATTACCGGGGGCTGTGGGCGTGGCGCCTGTTTCAGTACTGCTCTCTTCTTTATTGGGTGCGTAGCCTGCGGTGGCGATCGCCTGGCTCAGCGTTGCTTCCGGGGTATCCGTGTCAGTGGTGATTTGGACCTGTTGCTGATCCAGATCCACGGTGGCCTTACTCACGCCAGGCACGGCGTCCAGGGCAGCGATAATCTTGCGTGCACACCCCTGGCAGGTCGCACCGGCAATCGGCAATGTGTGCAGGACCATTCTGGCCTCCTGTTAACGCAGACAACTCGTGGGATAGCATCACAGATTGTTAAACTTTAGGGTAACCCCAAGGTCAAGCGCGTGGTATAAATCTGCCCGCGCATTGAAAAACTTTAATAAAGATCCGGGTTTTCGAGGCTGTAGCACAGTCAGGTCCACCCTTGAAACAGTATAGTGATGGCGTTTTGACGAGCCGTTTCAATTTTGAAGAGGACGTATTTTTCATGTTCAAGAAAGCATTGCTTGTGTCTGGTATCGCGCTGACCGTTTCTGGTACTGCCATGGCGGAGCAGCGTACTTCTGCTGTTCGTGACAACGGTTTTTCCTACAGCTACGGTCAGCTGGCTTATGACCGCTGGGATGTGGATGGCGACTGGGACGCGGATGCGTTGAGCGCGGAAGGCAGCTTTGGCCTTGATGAGCATCTGTTTGTTCGTGGTGCCCTGCGTTTCTACGATGGTGACTATGATATCGATGGCAAACAGCTGTCCGGTGGTATTGGTTTCCACACCCCGCTGCAGCAGGGTCTGGATTTCGTCACCAGTGCGGACATCATTTACGATGATCGCGATCACCGTTTCGGTGATGACGATGATGTGGGCTTCGAGATCCGTGGTGGTGTCCGTCACGCCACCACTGACAAGATTGAGCTGTCGGGTGGTCTGACCTACCTGGATCTGTATGACGACGATCTGGGGGTTTACGGTGAAGGCCTGTTCAAGGCAACCCCTGCCGTTGATATCGGTGCCCGTGTGGTGGTGGCCGGTGATCGCGACACCATTGGCGTATTTGGTCGTTATAACTTCTAAACGGGTTATCGACGATCGTACAAAAAAGCCCGCAGGGATGACCTGCGGGCTTTTTTTGTGTTGATCGCGGATTTCCGGGAAAGCCCCCCCGCTTTTCCGTAGGGGCTTGTCTGCAGGCAGGTTATTCGCTTCGCTCCCCTTTGGGCCGCACTGCTGCGTGCGTTACTCCGCTGCGCTACGTTCCTGCGGTGGATCACTGAGACCTCTGTGGTAA
Proteins encoded in this window:
- a CDS encoding class I SAM-dependent methyltransferase is translated as MTPEQLAAQLRHPHGEAGARVAENMNASNQPIIANTYGTLALQDGDRVLEIGPGSAGHLPTLLARADGLDYTGLDLSADMVKTAQGLHKAQPKVRFVHGDITQAPLPENHYQAIVAINVVYFWQPLAPALNALWRHLAPGGQLCLGLRDRESMSTLPVFQHGFLTYEGPDLMQALATMGFVQLAMARHPEDSTSVLGQMMHKTGLVITGHKPESPS
- a CDS encoding heavy metal translocating P-type ATPase, translating into MVLHTLPIAGATCQGCARKIIAALDAVPGVSKATVDLDQQQVQITTDTDTPEATLSQAIATAGYAPNKEESSTETGATPTAPGNASRKTHTTLNITGATCAACVRTIEQALRHTAGVEQAEMNFADRTAEITGSASAEALIQAVEDAGYGASEARPEDDGSEQEAREQAHYRQLLKHMWLGMGLGVPLMAWGLLGGDMMVRPGETSQWVWLGIGLATLGILATAGRHFFTGAWKAFTHHNANMDTLIALGTGAAWLYSMVVVLVPGVLPEAARHVYFEASAMIIGLINLGQALEVRARGKTSAAVKRLLDLGAKTARVIRDGPNRQREEQDIPVEQVQTGDRLRVRPGEKIAVDGLVQEGESRIDESMLTGEPMPVEKTPGDKVRAGTLNEGGTLIYQATAVGRDTTLSQIVALVKKAQGSKPPIGRLADQVSAVFVPTIMIIAVVSALAWYNVGPDPRLTHMLISATTVLIIACPCALGLATPMSVMVGVGKAAEHGILIRQGEALQTSSKLDTIVLDKTGTITEGKPAVTDILCADGEEDTAVLRVAASLESGSEHPLAMAILREAQRRELAHHDASQFEALNGKGVTAQVEGQRYRLGNRRWLESEGVTITLDSKPLTDKGATPLFLARDNTLLGIIGVADRIKNDSRAAIARLRDAGLKVIMITGDIQASANAIAREAGVDEVMAEVLPEDKAEKVKALQQEGRVVAMVGDGINDAPALAQADVGFAIGTGTDVAIESAAITLMGGSLHGVADAMAISSATVRNIKQNLFGAFVYNSLGVPVAAGVLYPFTGSLLSPVIAGAAMSLSSVTVVTNANRLRLFKPYRGNT